ACCGTGACGCGCACTCTTCCTTCGCCACATGGAGCAGCCGAATGCGCCTCTACGACTATCTGCCTTCCGCGAACGGCTACAAGGTCCGCACACTGCTGAAGCAACTGGGCCTCGCGTACGAACTGGTGCCGGTGGACATCTTCGCGGGGGAGAGCCACACAGCGGACTTCCACGCGAAGAACCCGGACGGTCGCATCCCGGTGCTGGAGCCGGAGCCCGGGCGGTTCCTCGCGGAGTCCAACGCCATCCTGTTGTTCCTCGCGGAAGGCACGCGACTGATGCCGGACGACCGCTTCGCGCGGGCACAGGTGCACCAGTGGATGTTCTTCGAACAGAACGCGGTGGAGCCGAACCTCGGCACCGCGCGCTTCTGGCTCCTCACGGGCCGGCAGTCACCGCAGTCCGAAGTGCTCCGCAATCGCGTGCAGAACACCGAGCGTGCGCTGTCCGCGCTGGAGCGGCACCTGGGCCGGCGCACGTTCCTGGTGGACGACCGCTACACCGTCGCGGACGTCTGCCTTTACGCGTACACGCACCTGGCGCCGGAGGCGGGCGTGGAACTGGCGCCCTACCCGGCCGTGTCCGCGTGGCTGGAGCGCGTGAAGGCCTGGCCCGGCTTCCTTGGCCCCGTGCCGCCCTACTCCGCGAACGCGCACGTGGCCTGAGCCTGACGGGCTACTCCGACTCCGCGGCCACGGCCTGACGGGCCTCCGCGTCCGTGAGCATCACCGTGGGCGCGTCCGCCTTCGCTTCCATGAGCCGCTTCGCCAGCAACTCCGTCACGGGTGCGAGCACGCTGAAGTGCGTGGCGCCCGGCACAGCGAGGAACGACAGCGGCGCGCCCTTCGCCGCCACGCGCAGCGGTTCGAACGCGTCCATGTTGCCGTGGTCCGAGCCCTCGATGACCTGTGTGGGCACGCGCAGGTGCTCCACGTAGCTCACCGGGTTGCGCATCCACAGCTCCGACCCGCGAGCCTGCCCCAGGAGCGGCACATAGGCCGCGTACTCGGACACGTCGTGCACCGGCCCGAACACGTAGGCTCCCTTCAGGCGCGGTGACAGCACCGCGGCCATCAACGCCACCGTGCCTCCCGTGCTGTGCCCCGCCACGTAGATGCGCGCGGGGTCCACGTCCGGGCGCTGCGCCACGAAGTCGATGGCGGCCACCACGTCATCCACCTCGCCCAGGAAGTACTCGCGCGCTCCCGGGTTGTCGTCCGAGCCGCGCAAGGACGGCAGCATCAACACCAGCCCCGCTTCGCGGAACGCCCGCGCGCTCTGATCATTGCTGCGCGGCGAAGGCGCCCACGCGAAGCCATCGAGCCCGAAGTCCATGCCGCCGTGGATCCACACCACCGCGGGTCGCTTCGTTCCCTCGCGCACGGGCGTGACGTAGGCCGCGTTGCTGCCCAACGGCGCGGGATAGCGCACGCGCTCGAACAGCTCCTTCGGCGGCGTGGGCGCGGGGATTCGCTGCGAGGGCTCCACCTTCAACTGCGTGCGGAAGGTCTTTCGAAGATTCACGGACGTGGGCGGCGCGGGCTTGGAGCACGCGGCGAGGAAGAGACAGGCCAGCAGGCCGGCGAGGACTTGGCGGTGGAAGGACATCATTCTGGGAATACGCGGTGAATCGCTGTCACGGGCCCGCGACATGCGCGACTCCGTTCCGGAGGGTGGCTTGACAGCTCACGCCTTCGCGTCTACTTCTTCTCGCAGAATGTTCGTCACCTCCGCCATGTGCATGTGTTCGATGCCTGTTCCGGGTGGGCCCAAGCCCGCCGCGGCCGGCTGACGCACAGCCTGCCCCTGGCGAGCCAACCGGAGCCCACCCACCCGCGAGGGTCGGTGGGCTTCGTCGTTCCGGGCCTCCGCTCTCGCACCCCTGCCGAGGAGCGTCGCAGCGCCCAGTAAGTCCTGAAGTCCTCCCCGCCACCCGCAGTGCCCTGACGTCCCCACCACCCGTCTGCCTTCACGCACGCGCGTTCCCTCCGGAGCGACGCGAACAGGAGTCCCTTGCCATGAGCACGCCCAACGAACGTCCGCTGCACCCCGACACGCTCGCGCTGCACGCCGGCTATTCGCCCGACCCCACCACCGGCGCTCGCGCGGTGCCCATCTACCAGACGACCAGCTACCGCTTCCGCGACGCGGACCACGCCGCCGCCCTCTTCGGCCTCAAGGAGTTCGGCAACATCTACACGCGCATCATGAACCCCACGACGGACGTCTTCGAGAAGCGCATCGCCGCGCTCGAAGGTGGCGTCGGGGCGCTCGCGGTCGCGTCCGGTCAGGCCGCGCAGACGCTGGGCATCCTCAACATCCTGAAGACGGGGGACGAAATCGTCTCCGGCGCCAGCCTCTATGGCGGCACGTACAACCTCTTCAAGGTGACGCTCGCGCGCCTGGGCATCACCACGAAGTTCGTGGACGCGGGCAACCCGGACGCGTTCCGTCAGGCCATTGGCCCGAAGACGAAGGCGCTCTACCTGGAGTCGCTGGGCAACCCGCGCCTGGACGTGCCGGACTTCGACGCCATCGGCGCCGTGGCGCGTGAAGCAGGCCTGCCCCTCTTCGTGGACAACACCGCGCTGTCCCCCGCCCTCTTCAACCCGCTGCGCCACGGCGCGAACATCGTGCTGCACAGCGCGACGAAGTACATCGGCGGCCACGGCACCTCCATTGGCGGCGTCATCGTGGACGGCGGCAACTTCCCCTGGGAGAACGGCAAGTTCCCCGAGCTGACCGAGCCCAACCCCGGCTACCACGGCCTGCGCCTGCGAGAGGCCTTCGGCCCCGCGGCCTTCATCCTCAAGGCCCGGCTGGAGGGCCTGCGCGACCTGGGCCCCGCGCTCAGTCCGTTCAACGCGCACGCGTTCATCCTGGGCCTGGAGACGCTGCGCCTGCGGCTGGAGCGTCACTCGCGGAACGCGCTCGCAGTGGCGAAGTGGCTGAAGCAGCACAAGAAGGTGGAGTGGGTGCGCTACCCGGGCCTGGAGGACGACCCCGCGTTCCCCAACGCGAAGAAGTACCTCCAGGGCGGCTTCGGCGGGCTCGTCACCTTCGGTGTGAAGGGCGGCCTGTCCGCCGGGCGCAAGGTGATTGACGGCGTGAAGCTGTGGAGCCTGCTCGCGAACATCGGCGACACGCGCTCGCTCATCATCCACCCCGCGTCCACCACGCACGAACAGCTCAGCCCGGAGGAGCGCGCCAGCACGGGCGTCACCGACGACCTGGTGCGCCTGTCCGTGGGCCTGGAGCACCTGGACGACATCCTGGCCGATCTGGACCAGGCCCTGAGCGCGGCCTGACGCCATGCGACCCGTGAGGCCTGGCCAGGAAGTGCCCCCGCGCGCGGAGACCCCGCGCGTCTTCGACCTGTCGCTGCCGGACCTGCCGCTGGAGGCCGGCGCCCGCGTGGCGCCCCACCTCGTGCGCGGCTGGTGGTGGGGGCCTCCGGAGGACCTCGCGTGGTTGCAGTCCCGCGCCCGCGTGCACTCCGAGGAAGCGACCCGCGCGGGCCGGCTGCGCGTGGTGCGGAGGACCGCCTCCGAGCTGCGCGACGCGGCCTCCGAGTTGCGCGACGCGCGCCGCACCGGACCCCGCCGCACGCCGGACGCGGTGCCCACCGTGCTGCTGGTGCACGCGCTCACCGGGGACATGCACGCCGGAGGTGAAGGCGGCTGGTGGGAGCCCGTCATCGGGCATGGCCGGCCGTTGGACCCTTCACGCGTGCGGCTGCTGTGCTTCAACAACCTGGGCTCCTGCTACGGCACCTTCGGTCCCGCGGACGAGGGCTTCCCGCAGCGCACCGACGACACGCGCTTCGGCCCGTCGCCGGTGCTGCCCAAGGGCGACCTGCGCCTGGACGAGCGCAGCCTGCCCGCGACCATCACGCCGTGGGATCAAGCCCGCTCCATCCTCGCGGCGCTGGACGCGCTGGGCGTGGACGAGGTGGCGCTCGTCACCGGCGGTTCGCTGGGCGGCATGGTGGTGCTGTGCCTGGCGGCGCTCGCGCCGGAGCGCTTCCAGCGCATGGTGCCCATCGCGACGGCGGAGGCCGCGTCCGCGTGGGTGGTGGGCTGGAACCACGTGGCCCGGCAGGCGCTCCTGCTCGACCCGGAGTATCCCGAGTCCCCCAGGCGTGGCCTGGAACTGGCGCGCCAGTTGGCGACGCTCACCTATCGCGCGGAGGCCGGACTGGACGCGCTCCAGCCGCGTCCACGGGCGTGGTCGTCGCGCACGCTGTACCCGGTGGAGAGCTACCTGGAGCACCAGGGCGCGAAGCTGGAGGCGCGCTTCG
This genomic stretch from Corallococcus caeni harbors:
- a CDS encoding glutathione S-transferase family protein, whose amino-acid sequence is MRLYDYLPSANGYKVRTLLKQLGLAYELVPVDIFAGESHTADFHAKNPDGRIPVLEPEPGRFLAESNAILLFLAEGTRLMPDDRFARAQVHQWMFFEQNAVEPNLGTARFWLLTGRQSPQSEVLRNRVQNTERALSALERHLGRRTFLVDDRYTVADVCLYAYTHLAPEAGVELAPYPAVSAWLERVKAWPGFLGPVPPYSANAHVA
- a CDS encoding alpha/beta hydrolase family protein, which gives rise to MMSFHRQVLAGLLACLFLAACSKPAPPTSVNLRKTFRTQLKVEPSQRIPAPTPPKELFERVRYPAPLGSNAAYVTPVREGTKRPAVVWIHGGMDFGLDGFAWAPSPRSNDQSARAFREAGLVLMLPSLRGSDDNPGAREYFLGEVDDVVAAIDFVAQRPDVDPARIYVAGHSTGGTVALMAAVLSPRLKGAYVFGPVHDVSEYAAYVPLLGQARGSELWMRNPVSYVEHLRVPTQVIEGSDHGNMDAFEPLRVAAKGAPLSFLAVPGATHFSVLAPVTELLAKRLMEAKADAPTVMLTDAEARQAVAAESE
- a CDS encoding O-acetylhomoserine aminocarboxypropyltransferase/cysteine synthase family protein; this encodes MSTPNERPLHPDTLALHAGYSPDPTTGARAVPIYQTTSYRFRDADHAAALFGLKEFGNIYTRIMNPTTDVFEKRIAALEGGVGALAVASGQAAQTLGILNILKTGDEIVSGASLYGGTYNLFKVTLARLGITTKFVDAGNPDAFRQAIGPKTKALYLESLGNPRLDVPDFDAIGAVAREAGLPLFVDNTALSPALFNPLRHGANIVLHSATKYIGGHGTSIGGVIVDGGNFPWENGKFPELTEPNPGYHGLRLREAFGPAAFILKARLEGLRDLGPALSPFNAHAFILGLETLRLRLERHSRNALAVAKWLKQHKKVEWVRYPGLEDDPAFPNAKKYLQGGFGGLVTFGVKGGLSAGRKVIDGVKLWSLLANIGDTRSLIIHPASTTHEQLSPEERASTGVTDDLVRLSVGLEHLDDILADLDQALSAA
- a CDS encoding alpha/beta fold hydrolase codes for the protein MRPVRPGQEVPPRAETPRVFDLSLPDLPLEAGARVAPHLVRGWWWGPPEDLAWLQSRARVHSEEATRAGRLRVVRRTASELRDAASELRDARRTGPRRTPDAVPTVLLVHALTGDMHAGGEGGWWEPVIGHGRPLDPSRVRLLCFNNLGSCYGTFGPADEGFPQRTDDTRFGPSPVLPKGDLRLDERSLPATITPWDQARSILAALDALGVDEVALVTGGSLGGMVVLCLAALAPERFQRMVPIATAEAASAWVVGWNHVARQALLLDPEYPESPRRGLELARQLATLTYRAEAGLDALQPRPRAWSSRTLYPVESYLEHQGAKLEARFDARSYLALLGAMDHHDLTRVPTPNGGPGVDRIRASTLTIGIDRDVLFPPEHMKNLSRRLRAQGLHAEYAVLCSVHGHDGFLIEWDALAPLLIRALALPPGVGRDARLSSPAGVRARKTS